One segment of Phragmites australis chromosome 13, lpPhrAust1.1, whole genome shotgun sequence DNA contains the following:
- the LOC133888574 gene encoding auxin-responsive protein SAUR36-like — protein sequence MVRRSHGGFRLGRKLLSLWRWALCGRRRRRRGGYLRLQQPCSGVDCTERAAKKLAPVLRWGRSLARRLSLGWAAGGNRMLDGSEAVSTPKGQVAVYVGGAAPGESMRYVVPVVYFNHPMFGELLKEAEEEFGFQHPGGITIPCPAARFERAAAVAAAGKKGFGRW from the coding sequence ATGGTAAGGAGGTCCCATGGAGGGTTCCGGCTCGGCCGGAAGCTGCTCAGCCTCTGGAGGTGGGCGCTCTgcggccggcgccgccggcgccggggagGCTACCTCCGTCTCCAGCAGCCTTGCTCCGGCGTCGACTGCACGGAGCGCGCGGCCAAGAAGCTCGCGCCGGTGCTGCGGTGGGGCCGGTCGCTGGCGCGGCGGCTGAGCCTCGGGTGGGCGGCGGGCGGGAACCGGATGCTGGACGGCAGCGAGGCGGTGTCCACGCCCAAGGGGCAGGTGGCGGTGTACGTGGGCGGTGCCGCGCCCGGGGAGTCGATGAGGTACGTGGTGCCGGTGGTGTACTTCAACCACCCCATGTTCGGGGAGCTTCTcaaggaggccgaggaggagttCGGCTTCCAGCACCCCGGCGGCATCACCATCCCCTGCCCCGCCGCGCGGTTCGAGCGCGCTGCCGCCGTGGCGGCCGCCGGGAAGAAGGGCTTCGGCAGGTGGTAG